One part of the Plasmodium yoelii strain 17X genome assembly, chromosome: 13 genome encodes these proteins:
- a CDS encoding transcriptional regulatory protein, whose amino-acid sequence MEDIFGMFEENEMGNLMIYAMKKDTEDITMEKLAEIIKRSKYIVALTGSGTSAESNIPSFRGSNDSIWSKYDPKIYGTIWGFWKYPEKIWEVIKDISSDYEIGLNPGHVALSKLENLGYLKSIITQNIDGLHEESGNTKVIPLHGNVFEALCCTCNKIVQLNKIMLQKTSHFMHQLPPECPCGGIFKPNIVLFGEVISKDLLKEAEDEITKCDLLLVIGTSSTVSTATNLCYFASKKKKKIVEINIEKTYITNKMADYHILAKFSELANLIEILKEEK is encoded by the coding sequence atggaAGATATATTTGGAATGTTTGAAGAAAACGAAATGGGaaatttaatgatatatGCCATGAAGAAGGATACGGAAGATATTACAATGGAGAAACTTgctgaaataataaaaagaagcAAGTATATAGTTGCCTTGACAGGATCTGGAACATCAGCAGAAAGTAACATACCAAGCTTTCGAGGATCAAATGATTCTATATGGAGTAAATATGATCCAAAAATATATGGAACTATTTGGGGATTTTGGAAATATCCAGAAAAGATATGGGAAGTAATAAAAGACATATCATCGGATTATGAAATAGGATTAAATCCTGGACATGTAGCTTTATCAAAATTAGAAAATTTAGGATATTTAAAATCTATAATTACACAAAATATTGATGGGTTACATGAAGAAAGTGGAAATACAAAAGTAATTCCTTTGCATGGTAATGTTTTCGAAGCTTTATGTTGTACatgtaataaaatagtacaattaaataaaataatgttacAAAAAACATCGCATTTTATGCATCAACTTCCACCTGAATGTCCATGTGGTGGAATATTTAAACCAAACATTGTTTTATTTGGAGAAGTTATATCAAAagatttattaaaagaaGCTGAAGATGAAATAACAAAATGCGATTTGCTATTAGTTATCGGAACATCTTCCACTGTATCAACAGCTACtaatttatgttattttgccagcaaaaaaaaaaaaaaaattgttgaaataaatatagaaaagaCGTATATAACGAATAAAATGGCTGATTATCACATACTCGCAAAGTTTAGTGAATTAGCCAATTTGATcgaaatattaaaagaggaAAAATAA
- a CDS encoding PUB domain-containing protein, putative, whose amino-acid sequence MTDYKIAEMSIEEMKRICSELINSKEEEIFNKLSLYNELDNKLKKIQPIITRIKLRRNETCEEKKIYGEKMIKNVDILLERYEIIYNIFEEELSVFKENYEIEKKKQIEQKLLQEKQKKKDEEELLNKGRIKTKQEEEEIQKRNEEKLKNLKKEKEQYENKINTIETIKSLIKEKSNFFYDQIVAACNKQDAIKYIYTQLGESQENIQNHINNITKENDEVNVYFTNPIHLLDCIYLIYKNNKFKPFKEAMKNIIEYLEELVKNIGDEKLKLINLMNKTFQNNILSKSGTIFIFIIIGYVLKKSEDIEHVLKKLNREINNENIYIYLEEPDITINYDKWEKWFNNMHASLDVLCTFYRHLNKYSDVPGDEKVKSIFLYLKEKFSANQTSNMA is encoded by the coding sequence aTGACAGACTACAAAATAGCAGAGATGTCTATAGAAGAAATGAAAAGAATTTGCAGTGAATTAATTAACTCAAAAGAAGAGGAAATATTCAACAAACTTAGTCTATATAATGAACtagataataaattaaaaaaaatccaGCCAATTATAACAAGAATAAAACTAAGAAGGAATGAAACAtgtgaagaaaaaaaaatatatggagaaaagatgataaaaaatgtagatatattattagaaCGATATGAGatcatttataatatatttgaagaAGAATTAAGCGtttttaaagaaaattatgaaattgaaaaaaaaaaacaaatcgaacaaaaattattacaagaaaaacaaaaaaaaaaagacgaaGAAGAATTGTTAAACAAAGGAAGAATAAAAACTAAACAAGAGGAAGAAGAAATTCAAAAAAGAAATGaagaaaaactaaaaaatttaaaaaaagaaaaagaacaatatgaaaataaaattaatactaTTGAAACAATTAAATCATTAATAAAGGAAAAAAGTAACTTTTTTTATGATCAAATAGTAGCAGCTTGTAACAAACAAGAtgctataaaatatatatatacacaattAGGCGAATCCCaagaaaatattcaaaatcatattaataatattactaAAGAAAATGACGAAGTAAATGTATACTTTACAAATCCTATCCATTTATTagattgcatatatttaatttataaaaataataaatttaaaccCTTTAAAGAAgcaatgaaaaatattattgaatATTTAGAAGAacttgtaaaaaatataggagatgaaaaattaaaactaaTTAATCTTATGAATAAAACatttcaaaataatattttatcaaaaagtggtactatatttatatttattataattggGTATGTTCTTAAAAAATCAGAAGATATTGAACATgtattgaaaaaattgaacAGAGAAATAAACAacgaaaatatttatatatatttagaagaACCCGATATTACTATAAATTACGATAAATGGGAAAAATGGTTCAATAACATGCATGCATCTTTAGATGTATTATGCACATTTTATAGACatctaaataaatattcagaTGTACCTGGTGATGAAAAAGTGAaatctatttttttgtatttaaagGAAAAATTTTCAGCTAACCAAACATCGAACATGGCATAA